CGAACACTATCGCCCGCGCCTCGAGGCCCTCTACCCCGAAGACTGGCCCCGCCGACAGCAAGGGCTGGAAGAAATCATCCAGATGGCCTCTGGCTACAGCGAGCTGGATCTTTTTGTGGCCGATCTGGCCCTTGAGGCACCGGAAGAAGACGATGCCGACAGCAACGAAGGCAAAATTACCCTGTCCACCGTGCATTCGGCCAAAGGGCTGGAGTGGAACGCGGTGCTGGTCATTGATCTGGTGGAAGACCGCTTTCCTTCGCGGCATGCGCTTTCGCGGCCAGAAGATTTTGAAGAAGAACGCCGCCTCATGTACGTGGCCTGCACCCGGGCCCGCCAGTGCCTCGATCTCTACGCCCCGGCCTCGCTCTACAACCGGGCCGAGCGCGGCACCCAGCACGTGAGCCAGAGCCCCTTTGTGCGCGAGCTTGCGCCGGGCATGGTCGAGGAATGGGTTGAGGGCTTTGGCGGCACCCTTTCGCGCCGCAGCGCGGGCGGTGTCGGCTTTGGCCGCAAAACCTCCATGCCGGGGGCTGGCGCTGCGCCCGCATCGGGCTTTTCCGGCGGATTACTGCCCCGCCCGCAGCGCCCACCCGTGCAGGCCGCCTACGACGACTGCCAGCTGCCGCCTGACGACGCGCCCGCATCTGCTGCACGCGCGGCGGCTTCTGCCGCAGCAGCTTCGGGAACGGGCGCAGCGGCAAAGGACGGCGAACTGTGCTACTGCCGCCACCGCATTTTCGGGCGCGGCAAGATCATACGTCACCTGCCCCCGGACAAGGTGCAGGTGAACTTTCCCGGTTTCGGCCTCAAGGTCATTCTGAGTGAATATCTGATTCTGGAGAGCTAACATGGCCACGCCCCACCCCACCGCCTCACAGGGCGCACTTTCTGAAGACAGCATACTGGCATGTCTGGGCAGGCATTTTCCGCAAACCGGGCCATCCTTGCTGCTGGGCCGTGGCGACGACTGCGCCGTGCTCAAGGGTACGCGCCCCCTGGCCGTAAGCAGCGACATGTTTCTGGAAGACGTGCACTTTCGCCGGTCGTACTTTACCCCGGCAGAAACGGGCTACAAGGCGCTGGCCGTCAACGTGAGCGACCTTGCTGCCTGCGGCGCGCGGCCTGTGGGCTTTACCCTGTGCCTGGGCCTGCCGGGATGGGTGGATACCGTGTGGCTGGACGCCTTTTTTTCCGGCATGGCGGGCCTGGCCGCAGAGCACAACATGGTGCTGGCCGGAGGAGACCTGTCGAGCTGCGAGCGGCTGCACATTTCGGTAACCGTGTGGGGAGAACCGGCAGATCCCGGCACATTTCTGGTGCGTGGCGGCAGCATGCCGGGCGACGTGCTGTTTGTGGTGGGGCGGCTGGGCCTTGCCCGTGTGGGCCTGAGCATGCTTGAAGCACTGGGCCGCGCCGCCATTGAAGCATGGCCTGCGGCCTGCGCCGCACACCTGCACCCAGAGCCGCAGGTGGATGCTGGCCTAATGCTGGCAAGGGCCGGATTCAATGCCCGCCCCCCGGCTCTTATGGATGTTTCAGACGGCATCATGCGCGACCTGCCCCGCCTGCTGGGCCTTACCGGCGAAATGAGCGCGGGCGGCGCATCCGGGCGCGGCACGCTGGGGGCAGAGATTCTGCTGGCCCGTGGGCAACTGCACCCCGAGGTGGTGCGCCATGCCGAAATGCAGGGCAAGAACCCGGTTCACGAGGCCCTGCTGGGCGGCGAGGATTACGCTCTGCTGGGCTCGTGCGCGCCAGACATGCTGCCGCCCCTGCACGCCGCCATACCGGGCCTTACCAGCATTGGCGTGGTGACAGCGGGCGGTGGGCTTGTGTGCAACAACGAACCGCTGGACAGCCTTGCGGCCATGCGCGGCTTTGACCACTTTGACCGCAGCAGACAGGGTGCCTGACATGCGCGCGCACATCGGTGTGGTCACATGGAACAGGCTTGAGCTGACCCGGCGCTGCCTTTCCAGCCTGTTGCAGCAAACCCCGCCGGGCTACGGCCTGACAGTTGTGGACAACGGCAGCACCGACGGCACGCAGGAACATCTGCAAACCCTGGCCAGCCAGCACCAGCACATGCGTCTGCACCTCCTGCGCCGCAATATGGGTGTTGCCGTGGCCTCAAACCTTGCCTGGGACGATGCCGCCGGGGCCGACTTTTACGTCAAGCTCGACAACGATGTGGAAGTACGCGACCCGCAGTGGCTGCACCGCCTCATGCACATGCTGGCCGACAACCCCCTGCTGGGCATGGCTGGCTACAGGCTTTGCGCCAAACACGAAGGCTCGCCCATCACCCTGACTGACGGCTCGCCCGCGCTGGAAGTAGCCTGCTGTAACGGGGCCTGCGCATGCGTACCCCGCGCCGTACACGAGCAGCTTGGCTTCTGGAACGAGGGCTTTGGCCGCTATGGCTTTGAAGACCTCGAATACAGCTGGCGCGCCCGCAAGGCTGGCTTCAGGCTGGCCTACGCCCTCCAGCAGGATGTCCTGCACCACCTTGGCGCAGAGCCGGAATTTGTGGATCCGCAGCTGGAAAGCGGCAAGCGCGTCAGCCATACCGCCGATCTCTCGGGTACCAAGGCCTATCTCATCTATCTGCTGCTGTACGAAAAGGGTGTCATACCTCTCAAGGTGGGGCGCAAATACCTGCCCACCAGCGGCCCCGACGGCCTGACCTTTACCCTCAACCCCGCCCACAAGGCCCTGCAGCGCCTGATGCTGCGCCTTGTCGGCAGCGTGGACGCCAGCCAGCAGGACGAACTTTCGCAGCTCGACCTGCGCGGATGGCAAAAATAAAGGATATTCCGCATGAGCACTTTACAGCAGCAGGCCCCCCACAGCGGCGAGCGACAGCTTGCCATTCCCGCCCGGATGGCCGAAGACTTTCGCGCCGTGTGCCGCGATGCATGGAAACAGGGTCTGCTCTCTGGCTGCAACGGCAACGCCAGCTTGCGTCTGGGCGAGCATGCGCCCAGCCTGATCTGCATTACCCGCAGCGGCGCTTCCAAGGGCAGACTGACCACAGCCGACTGCTGCCTCATGGACGTAAACACGGGTACTGCCGTGGTCGGCGGCCCGGCTTCCACAGAATCGGGCATGCATCTGGCCATTTACCGCACCCGGCCAGACTGTACAGCCATTCTGCACACCCATCCCCGCCGTCTGCTGGCGCTGAGCCTGCGGCTGGCTGGAAGGCACGAGAATTTTTTGCGTCTGCCGCTTTTTGAGGCCGAGGTGTGGCGGGCCAGGCTTGGCTTTGCGCCTGCCCTGCCCCCCGGCACCACCGACCTTGCCGAAGCCGTGGCCGCTGCAGCCAGAGACAAGGATGCCGTGTGGATGGCAGGGCATGGCCTGTGCTGCCTTGGCCGCAGCCTGGGCGATGCCCTGTGCCTAGCTGAAGAACTGGAGCATCTGGCCGCCTTGCAGATACTTGCCACGGTCTGAGCTGAACGCGTTCTCAACCCGGCAGCCCGCCATGAGGCGGGCTTTTTTATTTTTCCAATGTGTTACGACTTGCCATATCGTGTGACTATATGTAGCATATTATAAATTTTCGTAACACAAGGAGTTTTCCATGACACATTTCCGCACCAAGCTCTGCGCTGCTCTGGCCCTTGTGGGGCTTATGCTTTCCACCGGCGCTCAGGCACACGAATTCATTCTCAAACCCGATACCGCCACCCCCGCCGCCGGGCAGAAAACCCGCATTCAGGCACAGGCCGCCCATGTGTTCATGGTCAGCGAAGAAGCCGAAAAACCCGAAAACGTACGCCTGTACCTGCTGCAGGGCGACAAAAAAACCGACATCGCCCTGACGGAAGACAAGGCGCTGGCCTCCCTGGTGGGCAACTTTGCCCTGTCGCAGAACGGCCCTGCCCTGCTTGTGGGACACCGCCTGCCCCAGATCTGGTGCGAAACCACCCAGGGTGAAATGGAAGGCAGCCGCGCCGCTCTTGAAGCCAAGGGCATGAAGATCAAGTCTTCGGGCAAGTACGAAAAATTCGCCAAAACCCTGCTCAACCCCAGCCATGACGACAAACTGTACGCCAAGGCTCTGGGGCAGGATCTGGAGCTGGTGCTGCTTACCAACCCGGCAGACATCAAGCCCGGCAGCCCCCTCAACGTGCAGGTGCTGCTGCACGGCAAGCCTGTGCCCAACGCCGCCGTGGGCCTGACCCACGATGCCTTCAGCAAGGAGCAGGACACATACAAGTTCAAGGCCCAGACCGATGCGCAGGGCAAGGCGTCCTTTACCATTGACGCACCCGCCCTTTGGATGCTGCGCACCACCATGGTGGAAAAGACCCCCGGTGCCGATGCCGACGAGCACAACCGCCGCGCTACCTATGTCTTTCCTGTGAAGTAGTCAGACAACACGCAGAGCTGGCTGAGAGATCGGGCGGGGCAAGCTGATGCTTTCCCCGCCTGCGCGGCTTTTTCGCACAACTGCTTGAGCAAGGATTTTCTGATGTATTTTTGTTACACGCGCGGCGTGTCTGCCCTTGTTTTTGGGGCCCTGTTGTTTTTGGGGGCCGCGCAGGCCCAGGCCCACGCTCTGTATGCGGCCCACTCGTGGCAGGGCACGGTTGCTCTGGTGCAGTTTGCCTATGCGGGGGGCGAAGTACCCACCTATGCCAAGGTGGAAGTGTACAGCCCGGCTGACGCCAAGGTGGAATTTCAGAATGGTCGCACCGACGCACAGGGCCGCTTTGCCTTTATGCCCGATGCCGCCGGGCAGTGGCGCATCATCATGGCCGACAACATGGGGCACAGGGTGGAGCACACTGTGGAGGTGGCTGCAGACCAGGGTTCTCCGCAGATATCGGGCCAGAACGGGGGCAAATCTGCCGCAGCGGCAAGCCCCGGCGTTGGTGGCTTTTCCGTGCCGCTGCGCATAGTGCTGGGGCTGAGCCTGCTTGCCAACCTGGCTCTTGGCGCTGTCCTGCTACGGCGCAGTCAAAAACAGGGATAAATTGATTTTTTCATAAAAAAACCGGGCGCTTTCCACAGAAAGTGCCCGGTTTTGCCATATGTGCAGTGGGCCGCAACGGGCCTACTTGGGTTCGATAACTTCCACGCCGCCCATGTAGGGAACCAGCGCCTTGGGCAGCACGAGGCTGCCGTCCTTTTGCTGACAGTTTTCAAGAATGGCAGCCATGGTGCGGCCAGTGGGCAGGCCTGAACCGTTAAGCGTGTGCAGAAACATGGCCTTGCCACCCTTGGGCTTGAAGCGGATATCCGCCCTGCGGGCCTGAAAATCTGTGCAGTTGGAGCAGGACGAAATTTCGCGAAATGTCTTCTGCGTGGGCAGCCACACTTCCACGTCGTAGGTTTTGGCAGAGCTGAAGCCCATATCGCCCGTGCAGAGCGTGATTACCCGGTAGGGCAGCTCAAGCAGTTCAAGCAGCTTGCAGGCGTTACCACGCATGATCTCAAGCTGGTTGAAGCTGTCATCGGGGTGGGCAAAGCGCACCATTTCCACCTTGGTGAACTGGTGCATGCGGATAAGCCCGCGCGTGTCCTTGCCCGCACTGCCAGCCTCGGAACGGAAGCAGGGCGTGGCCGCGCAGTAGGCGCGGGGCAGGTCGGTCTCGTCCAGCACTTCGCCCGCGTGCAGGTTGGTAAGGGGCACCTCGGCCGTGGGAATAAGGTAGTATTCCCACTCGCGCAGTTTGAACAGGTCTTCCTCAAACTTGGGCAGCTGGCCCGTGCCGGTCATGCTGGCGCGGTTGACCATGTAGGGCGGGCAAACTTCAATGTAGTCCTCTTCCACCGTGTGCTGGTCGAGAAAAAAGTTTACCAGCGCACGCTCGAGGCGGGCGCCCCACTTGAGCGAAACCACAAAGCGGCTGCCCGTAAGGCGGGCGGCGCGCTCAAAATCAAGGCCGCCCAGGGCAACGCCCAGGTCGCCGTGCTCGCGCGGCTCAAAATCAAATTCACGCGGCGTGCCCCAGCGGCATACTTCCACGTTTTCCGACTCGTCCTTGCCCACAGGCACACAGGCATCGGGCAGGTTGGGCACGCGCATGAGCCAGGTTTCCACATCGCTCTTGGCCTGGGCGGTTTCCACGTCCAGTTCCTTGATGCGGTCGGCAACGCCGCTCATCTCAGCCAGCAGGGCTGAGGCGTCCTCGCCGGCGCGTTTTTTTGCGGCCACTTCTGCCGAGGCCGCGTTGCGGCGACTTTTGAGGGTTTCCACCTCTGTAAGCAGGGCGCGGCGGCGGGCGTCCAGCGCCAAAAATTCGTTTACGTCCAGATCCGAATGCCGGTTGGTCAGAGCCGTGGTCAGCACTTCGGGCTGTTTTTGCACCAGTTTGAGGTCAATCATAGCCGCTCCTGAAAAAAACGCGCGCTGCGCGGGATATAACAACTATTGCTCCACAGGGGGAGCGCAACAGACAGGCTGTAGCACGCGGGGCCACAGCCTGCAAGGCAGGCAATGCCCGACTCCGGCTGATGACAAACGTCCCGGTGGGGAGTATGCACCGCAATTATCGGCAATGCGGCACGCAGAACCGCCCTGCAAACCTTGCAATAAACAGATTTTGCGTATAAGCCTTGAAGAGTATTCTGGAGATTTTCTATACAAGTTACGAGAGGCCGTCATGAAACATTTACGCATTGTTCTTTGTGTTTCCCTGCTGGCGTTGCTTGCAGCCTGCGGGCCGAGCAACAATGTTCGGCTTTTGCCGCCCCCCCCTCTGGACGCTTCCGTGCTTCCTTCTCCCAACGCTCCCCGTGTGACCGTTGTGACGTTTGAAGACAAGCGCATGGATCAGACCGTTGTTGGCACCCGCCGCGATAACAGCGCCTTTGTGACCAGCGACAACGTTGCCCAGTGGATCAGCAAGGCCCTGGCCGATGAACTGGCCCGCAACGGCATGCAGGTTTCCTACTCGCTCAGCGTGAATGAAGCACGCAAGGGCAACCCCGATTTTCTGGTGACCGGCCAGATCGACGAAGCCAACATCCGGGAAACTTCCACCACAGACATGTCCACTTCGTTGCGGGCCAACTATGTTCTCGCCAACCGACAGGCGCGCATCATGCGTGAATCGCTCAACGCCTCGCAGTCGCGCACCGGTCTGCCCTCGGGCAGCGCTGCCGACAACCTGATGCTGGAAACCCTGCGCGACCTGGTCAAGCCCATGGCGCAGAAGATTGTCCAGACCATTGAGGCAAAAAAATAAGCCCATGCGGGCCAGACGAACATTGTTTCTTGGCATGACCATCGCGGCCATGCTGGGAGCTTCTGCCCTGCCGCCGGTCACTGTGACCGGCGGCGC
The sequence above is drawn from the Desulfovibrio sp. genome and encodes:
- a CDS encoding DUF4198 domain-containing protein; the encoded protein is MTHFRTKLCAALALVGLMLSTGAQAHEFILKPDTATPAAGQKTRIQAQAAHVFMVSEEAEKPENVRLYLLQGDKKTDIALTEDKALASLVGNFALSQNGPALLVGHRLPQIWCETTQGEMEGSRAALEAKGMKIKSSGKYEKFAKTLLNPSHDDKLYAKALGQDLELVLLTNPADIKPGSPLNVQVLLHGKPVPNAAVGLTHDAFSKEQDTYKFKAQTDAQGKASFTIDAPALWMLRTTMVEKTPGADADEHNRRATYVFPVK
- the thiL gene encoding thiamine-phosphate kinase yields the protein MATPHPTASQGALSEDSILACLGRHFPQTGPSLLLGRGDDCAVLKGTRPLAVSSDMFLEDVHFRRSYFTPAETGYKALAVNVSDLAACGARPVGFTLCLGLPGWVDTVWLDAFFSGMAGLAAEHNMVLAGGDLSSCERLHISVTVWGEPADPGTFLVRGGSMPGDVLFVVGRLGLARVGLSMLEALGRAAIEAWPAACAAHLHPEPQVDAGLMLARAGFNARPPALMDVSDGIMRDLPRLLGLTGEMSAGGASGRGTLGAEILLARGQLHPEVVRHAEMQGKNPVHEALLGGEDYALLGSCAPDMLPPLHAAIPGLTSIGVVTAGGGLVCNNEPLDSLAAMRGFDHFDRSRQGA
- a CDS encoding class II aldolase/adducin family protein, which gives rise to MSTLQQQAPHSGERQLAIPARMAEDFRAVCRDAWKQGLLSGCNGNASLRLGEHAPSLICITRSGASKGRLTTADCCLMDVNTGTAVVGGPASTESGMHLAIYRTRPDCTAILHTHPRRLLALSLRLAGRHENFLRLPLFEAEVWRARLGFAPALPPGTTDLAEAVAAAARDKDAVWMAGHGLCCLGRSLGDALCLAEELEHLAALQILATV
- a CDS encoding glycosyltransferase family 2 protein, with amino-acid sequence MRAHIGVVTWNRLELTRRCLSSLLQQTPPGYGLTVVDNGSTDGTQEHLQTLASQHQHMRLHLLRRNMGVAVASNLAWDDAAGADFYVKLDNDVEVRDPQWLHRLMHMLADNPLLGMAGYRLCAKHEGSPITLTDGSPALEVACCNGACACVPRAVHEQLGFWNEGFGRYGFEDLEYSWRARKAGFRLAYALQQDVLHHLGAEPEFVDPQLESGKRVSHTADLSGTKAYLIYLLLYEKGVIPLKVGRKYLPTSGPDGLTFTLNPAHKALQRLMLRLVGSVDASQQDELSQLDLRGWQK
- the serS gene encoding serine--tRNA ligase, whose translation is MIDLKLVQKQPEVLTTALTNRHSDLDVNEFLALDARRRALLTEVETLKSRRNAASAEVAAKKRAGEDASALLAEMSGVADRIKELDVETAQAKSDVETWLMRVPNLPDACVPVGKDESENVEVCRWGTPREFDFEPREHGDLGVALGGLDFERAARLTGSRFVVSLKWGARLERALVNFFLDQHTVEEDYIEVCPPYMVNRASMTGTGQLPKFEEDLFKLREWEYYLIPTAEVPLTNLHAGEVLDETDLPRAYCAATPCFRSEAGSAGKDTRGLIRMHQFTKVEMVRFAHPDDSFNQLEIMRGNACKLLELLELPYRVITLCTGDMGFSSAKTYDVEVWLPTQKTFREISSCSNCTDFQARRADIRFKPKGGKAMFLHTLNGSGLPTGRTMAAILENCQQKDGSLVLPKALVPYMGGVEVIEPK